The window attggccccgaaggtcgtgcagtctctgcatttgacggcgtggcggttgagaccgcggttttgagggcccgcgggttctcttcccaagtcattcgcaccatgctcaaggctcgaaagccctcctctgcaaggatttaccaccgtacttggaggtcttattttcgttggtgtgaagcacaggacttctccccggtgaccttctctgttccccatcttctctcctttttgcagtcggggttgtaactggggttgtctctcagttcccttaagggtaaggtttcggcccttactgttcttttccagtggccactggcttctaatcctcatgtccggaccttcctgcaaggagtggcgcacgctgttcctccttatcggtctccctctcctccttgggacttgaatttggttctgagtgccctccagggtgcaccctttgagccccttagagaggtgtctctccgcctcctttcttggaaagtggcgtttccggtggctatcacctccatccggagggtgtctgaattggcagccctttcctgccgttctctgtttctggtgatccaccaggacaaggttgttttccggccagacccttcctttttacctaaggtggtctcggcctttcatctcaatgaggatattgtcctcccgtcattttgcccagctccttctcatcctagggagcgcttactgcacaagctggacgtggttcgggctgttcggtcttatctctccatcacttcttcctttcgtcagtgactccttttttgtccttacggaaggtcgtcgcaagggacaacctgcttccaaggccaccatttctaggtggattcggtctgccatttcggaagcctatcgctgtaaggggaagattcctgctttcagggttgtggctcattcaactcgttctgttggggcatcctgggctctccagaatagagccttggcctcgcagatttgcaaggcggctacctggtcgtctttgcacactttttcgaGGTTTTAtcgggttcatactttcgcatcggctgatgctacccTAGGGCATaaggtgttgcaggcagcagtggatcagccgtctgcctgattacttatctgcccacccaaagtacggctttggtacgtctcactgtatgtgtcccccaatggagccgatagagaaaaggagattttttaacatttaccgtaaaatctctttctcaaaggatccattgggggacacagctcccgcctttttttctgtccgagggtgtgttcagttctGTTTTTTCTtcgggttctcggacagttttggttttttccttgacctattgatctcctcctattgctctggaacttgaactgactagctcagagcctgaaggcgggtgtatcctgctgggaggagctgactttttttttttatcaccatagtgtcacacctcctagagacagcaagatacacccactgtctgtgtcccccaatggatccttcgagaaagagattttacagtaagtgttaAATAATCTCCTTTTtcacaaactttttatataatgtagacaatacaattatatgaatattagtaatataaattggttaaaaaatttgtatatttttgggtaaaaaggtgctgtccctgcagctattgcctgggtgtctctatgaggagtccaaatacaggaagtgatggtaggacaagcagggctctgtgcaggctgcaGGCTTGTCAATCATTCTGATGTGTGAGCCCGTAGCAAGTCACAgagcctccgtgcacagagccctgcttgtccaccatcacttcctgtatttggactcctcatagagacacacaggcaatagctgtagggacaaaaatatatatttttttaaccaatgtatattacacacatatacatataatggtattatctacattatataaaaagtttttgttgatgacaggtacactttaatgttgTGAAAGGTATGTGTGTAAAAAAAACCTAATATCAAAAAAACGCAAGGACATAAGTACTGAATTCAGGGCTTaacatatatgtaaatgtggACTCTAGATATGTGTTCCGTTTACAGGAAAATGTCCTGAGAAATTCACAACTAGAAGAATGGCATTAGGAGGTGGAGGCCAATTAGTCACTAGttttatatatgtgtggtgtaaGCAGATACTTTTAAAAGGGGTACATTGCTGTTCAGTGTTTGAGACAAACTGTTCCGGGAACTTgttacgtcatagccccgccccctcaatgatagccgtcacgccccctcccatagactagcattgagggggcagggtgtggcatgagggggcggggctatgacttcacaagctctcggcgtcggctccagcattcggaacagtttgttccaaacgctgagcagcagagtacccctttaagtgatataataaaagtgatgttttattaGGTTCCCTTTTTTCGTTCGAAGTCTTTACCTTACAGTTCTGCCCattgaaaaatgaagaaaaagttttttttctattcatacataGAAATATAAATGTTTTTCAATATATTAAATGTACCCCAAGATcatggctaaaaaaaaataaaaaaataaaataaaaaaattccaaaaacaaATAAccaattctttaaaaaatgttaaagggttactctgctccccagcgtccggaactcaatgttccgaaggctgggtgcgggcttctgccccctcgtgatgtcaagccccgccccctcaatgcaagtctatgggactttcattgagagggcggggcgtgatgtcatgagggggcgggcgtgaacacggaataccgcacccagcattcggaacattgagttctggaCGCTGGTGAgcggagtaaaaaaaataaaaataaaaatttttgactCTTGGAAGTTGGAAAAATGAAATGATAATGTAGTGACggaaaaaagtaataaaacatgaaaaaaaaacaatacaaatttATTATCActataatcatattgacccagagaacaAAGTTTTGTTGACAATATCACACGGTTAGAACTGAGCAccataaaaacaaaacacaacaaaaattcatacccagaaaaaatatatattaaatgtaccctaaaatcactgcctttatatttttaaaaaaattaatgttcaacagaaaaataaaaaacatttatgaTTCTTGGATCGGTTagtgatgaaaaaataaacattaagaCCCAAAATATGGCAGACAATTCGGTATAGTTTAACTTCAGTATCCCTAGATTATTTGCATTTGTCGTAATCGGACACCAAGGTTTTGAAAGATTTCCATACATTGGGGTCCGAGCTACACAGggtgccccctcctctctgcaTCTCCTCATTATCCCGATTCATATCGCCAATACAGGCCCAGCCCGGGGAGTCAGACCAGGTCACACACCACTTGGAGTGGTCAATGTGAGACGAGAAACTGATGTCCGAGCCAAAGGAGATGAAATTAATGTCATATGTGTGATATGTCAGGGAGCAGTTAGATGGGAGGATTCCCCGGGAGTTCAACCAAAACTGTACATACAGGTCCGACTTCAAGACCTCAGAGACCCATCCGGAATATAGATCTGTGGGGAAAATGAGGGGTGTAAACATAATAAGTATTATAACTACAGTATATACcaactcctgatcctcttattaccctataacatcttattacagtaacccggctcctgatcctcttattaccctctaacatcttattacagtaacccgcctcctgatcctcttattaccctataacatcttattacagtaacccggctcctgatcctcttattacccctataacatcttattacagtaacccggctcctgatccacttattaccctataacatcttattacagtaacccggctcctgatcctcttattaccctataacatcttattacagtaacccggctcctgatcctcttattaccctataacatcttattacagtaacccggctcctgatcctcttattacccctataacatcttattacagtaacccggctcctgatcctcttattaccctataacatcttattacagtaacccggctcctgattcTCTTATTACTCTTGTAACATTTTATTACAGTAACcaggctcctgatcctcttattaccctataacatcttattacagtaacccggctcctgatcctcttattaccctataacatcttattacagtaacccgcctcctgatcctcttattaccctataacatcttattacagtaacctggctcctgatcctcttattaccctataacatcttattacagtaacccggctcctgatcctcttattaccctataacatcttattacagtaacccggctcctgatcctcttattaccctataacatcttattacagtatcctggctcctgatcctcttattacccctataacatcttattacagtatcctggctcctgatcctcttattacccctataacatcttattacagtgacctggctcctgatcctcttattaccctataacatcttattacagtaacccggctcctgttcctcttattaccctataacatcttattacagtaacccggctcctgatcctcttattacccctataacatcttattacagtaacccggctcctgattcTCTTATTTTCCTATAAAATCTTATTAcaataacccggctcctgatcctcttattaccctataacatcttattacagtaacccggctcctgatcctcttattaccctataacatcttattacagtaacccagctccagatcctcttattaccctataacatcttattatagtaacccggctcctgatcctcttactaCCCcagtaacatcttattacagtaacccagctcctgatcctcttattaccctataacatcttattatagtaacccggctcctgatcctcttactaCCCCAGTAACATCCCAGTAAACACTTATCTCACCATCTCCAAATCTTGCATGTTTGGCAAAACTTGTGAACTGTTTGCCGCCAGCTGAATTGAGGGTGACTTGCCGGTTCCATGGGGGTTTGGTTACTTCCTTCTTCATTGCTGCTGAGTTTAGGTCGGGTAAGTCACCACTGAAGGGGTCTGGGATGGAGGAATCATACGGGGTGATGGTGTTGTACATAAGCTGGGTGCCTATAACACAACAGAGAAAATATATGACTCTTAAGCTTGGATCAACTAGTATGATGAAGGTTTTACCCTTTACTTACCAATTTCTTTGAACTGTGCATATGGGTAAGTGACGCAGATGAAGGACTGACCATTGTGATAGGCATTGGGAGGCCAGTCATACTTTTCTGAACTGGATGGCGGAAAGTGAGGAACGCTGTGTATGAGCCAGAAGCCCTGAGTTTTGTCAAGAAGAACAACacctaaaaacaggaaaaaacgtgTCAGTGTCATATTCTCATATTTTGTAGCAACATACAGAAGCAATCCTGAAATTTCATCACGATTGCCCTGCCGCCTCTACTGGCCATGTGGTCACTAAAGGTATTTGCAGAATTGCATTCAGGGACAAAACATACCCATTCAATGATCTAAGCATATAAAGCTATGGGGGACCcacaggtggcagcagaggaaTGGTGAAGAAttcttgaaaggggtactccggagggagaagaaaattgttttcaaatcaactggtgccagaaagttctacaaatctgtaaattacttctatttaataatcttattcctttaagtaattatcagctgctgtatgcaccagtagaagttgtgtagttgtttccagttggaccacagtgctctctgctgacacctctgtccatgtcaggaactgtcccgagcaggagaggtttgctatggggatttgcacctactctggacagttcctgacatggacagaggtgtcagcagagagcactgtggtcagactggaaagaactacacaacttcctctggagcatagagcagctgataagtatgggaAGGGTTCCGATTTTTACACATTGTAcataaatctgtagaactttctggcaccagttgatctgaaatattttttcccttccggagtacccctttaaggtgtgtaTAATACAGTCTCATATTTTCCAGGGGGCGATAATGTTTGGGCCTATGGAAAAAGTGGGAACCTAAGGGCACATCCATACTATGGTAAATTccgattgttttcaatgggattctgctgcaccatgcagaattttggaaattcaaattccggactCTGCCAAAAGAAAGAACAGCGGATCCGCTCGGATATCCATTGCCGTCAATAATGACTGTGCATGTCCAAGtgctgcagggatgtggaattcctatctcccgaagcctgggacatgcagttccgggggccgggcaagtgaattttccggcccttagccctgcttcaggcatGCAGGGCCGGTCCTGACAAGCATggtggcgctcagcagtctgtatggatcgggctcctgactcgtgcctgctccatactctgcagcccctggctgttctcagtagccaggggccgcGGCTAATAATGAGCATGCggtgatcgccgcggctggctattaacccttacgattgctgctgtcaaagctgacagcggcgtctaaagggacatgtgaatgctccctggtgggctagtgtggTGGATGGCCCCTCTGAGCAAGATCGCGGggggatccactatagaggtagccggagggtttacctctgcttcctgccatcccggctctgtcatcctggctggactaggctctatcaatggatcgcagagcacacagatcaatggagttcaatagaactctattgatctgtatgagggatctaatgattcctcctaaaagtctaataaagtgttaaaaaaaacaaaaaagcttaAGTATAAAAGATACACATTAACCCGTCCATGTTAAAAATTCtaatcccccttttcctatataaaaacatgtaaacataataaaaataaacatatttggtattgctgcatgcgtaattgtaaaaactattaaaatataacattatgtatccagtACGGTAAAtcacgtaaatgtaaaaaaattcccaaaccacagaattgcaatttttataatatgccagaaaacaaaattaaaaagcgaaaaagtcagatcaataccaaaatggtacctatacaaaaaacagattatggcgcaaaatgagctctcatacaccCTGgtatacgatttttttttttttttttttttaaagctacaggggtcaaaaaatggtaattaaaaaaaattctaaacagttctgaattaaaaaaaaatgtgtaaaacatgacagaaactatacCAATTTGCTATTGCTGTAAtgaggcggcctaaagtatcaaaacaacatgttcgctcaaccacaaggtaaatggaacCACaaggaaaaccaccaaatttgcaaaaaggaaattttttaacacttactgtaaaatctctttctcgaaggatccattgggggacacagacagtggggtgtatcttgctgtctctaggaggtgacactatggcaacaaaaacagttggctcctcccagcaggatatacccgccttcaggctctgagctagtcagtttaagttccagagaaataggaggagaccaataggtcaaagaAAGACCTAAAAACTGTCTGAGAACcagaacataactgaacacaccctcggacagagaaccaaagggaaaaataaaaataaaaaaaaagggcgggagctgtgtccttcaagaaagagattttacagtaagtgttaaaaaatctccttttctctatcggctccattggtggacacagacagtgggacgtaccaaagccgtcccttgggtgggcagataagtaaatcaggcagacggctgatccactgccgcctgcaacaccttacgccccagggaagcatcagccgatgcgaaagtatgaacccgaTAAAACCTCGAGaatgtgtgcaaagacgaccaggtagccgccttgcaaatctacGAGGCCGAGCCTCTATTTTgcagagcccaggatgccccaacagaacgagtGGAATAAGCcataaccctgaaaggaggaatcttccccttacagcgataggcttccgaaatggcagactgaatccacctagaaatggtggccttggaagcaggttgtcccttgctaTGACCTTCCgtcaggacgaaaaaggaatcacactgacgaaaggaagaagtgatggagagataagacctaacagcccgaaccacgtccagcttgtgcagtaagcgctccctaggatgagaaggagacgggcaaaatgacgggaggacaatatcctcattgagatgaaaggccgagaccaccttagtttaagggtctggccggaaaacaaccttgtcctggtgaatcaccagaaacggagaacggcaggaaagggcttccaattcagacacccttcggatggaggtgatagccaccagaaacgccactttccaagaaagaagGCGGAGAGACacttctctaaggggctcaaagggtgcaccctggagggcactcaggaccaaattcaagtcccaagggggagaaggtgaccgataaggaggaacagtgtgcgccactccttgtaggaaggtccggacatgaggattagaagccaggggccgctggaaaagaacagtaagggccgaaacctgacccttaagagaactgagagacaaccccagttccatcccaactgcaaaaaggagagaagacgggggaacgagaaggtcaccggggagaagtcctgtgcTTCACACcatgaaaataagaccgccaagtacggtggtaaatccttgcagaggagggcttacgagccttgaacATTGTGCGAATGAtatgggaagagaacccgcgggccctaaAAACCGCggcctcaaccgccacgccgtcaaatgcagcgactgtaaattggcaaaggggaccctgggagagcaggtccggacggagcggaaggcgcagtggagagtcgtacaggagcctgactacgtcggcgtaccacgaccttcggggccaatctggagctaccagaatggcagggacgccctctgccttgagcttcctcagcaccctgggaagaagcggaagaggagggaacagatagggtagggtaaaccccgcccaaggaattaCTAGGACATCCacagccagagcctgagggtcccgggacttggacacaaaccgAAGGATCTTctgattgtgccgggacgcgaagaggtccacgtccggaatgccccagaggtcgcagaggtgcgcgaagacctctggatgtagagaccactcgccggggtcgggagaGGACAGACTGAGGAAGtctgcttcccagttgagcacccctgggatgtgaatcgccgagatggccggaaccttgctctccgcccaggagagaatcttggtcaccttggccatggctgccgagctgcgagtgccaccctgacgatttatgtatgccacggccgtggcattgtccgactgaacgcggacaggacggaactgaagatgggactcccaatgaagaagacaaagaagaatcggccgtaattccaatatgtttatcggaagaaggatctcccagggagaccagagtccctgaaccgtccaatccctgaacacgccgccccaccccgacaggctggcatccgttgtaacaacctgccagttaAGGGAaagaaacgaccgcccttggagaagaagggggagcggagccaccagagcagagactgacggaccctgcgagggagaacaatttgACGattgagggacagaggagacctgttccaccgagagagaatcgccagttggaggggacggtaatgaaactgggcaaaaggtacggcctccatagttgccatcatccgacccaggacttccatacaagtgcgaatggagactgatacctgggtccaAAGGGAGCGGATCCCCGACCAGatcgccagacgtttgtccgacGGAAGgcgaattcgggcagaggccgtgtcgaagagaagtcccagaaaggttagagactgggtaggatggaggactgacttgtcctggttgatcatccacccgaagcgagccagagtgtggagagtgatgtccagattctccagagtctgggccctggttggagccttgatgagaaggtcgtccaggtagggtatcaccgagattcccctcgaccgtaacaggcccatcaccggcgcaaggacctttgtaaagacccgaggagccgtggctagaccgaaggggagagctacaaattgaaagtgcccctccggaaccgcaaagcggaggtaccgatgatggcccggaaatattggcaaaTGGAGGTaggaatccttgatgtccaccgatgagaggaactccccttgttccagggacgccactaccgaacggagggattccattcggaagtggtggATGAGAAGATGAAGactgagacgcttgaggtccaaaattggacgcacagaaccgtccttcttggggaccacaaaaagatttgaatagaaaccccgaaaacatTCCCCTGATGGAAAAgggacgataaccccctggagaagcagagactggagagccgctcgaaactgcttcgccagaggaggagaccggggggcccgggatcgaaaaaagcgatccctcggaagggatgcaaattcgatccggtaaccgttggacaccacgtccctgacccaagagtcttgaatgtgagaggtccaaatgtcttgaaaaagtaagagacgccctcccacccgagaagaaa is drawn from Hyla sarda isolate aHylSar1 chromosome 4, aHylSar1.hap1, whole genome shotgun sequence and contains these coding sequences:
- the DNASE2 gene encoding deoxyribonuclease-2-alpha isoform X1 — its product is MTLGVLLSVLLPGLCSAAISCYGDHGQPVDWFIVYKLPRLDHTPEGGIKYMYQDSNSGGWVQGVALMNSTESAVGQTLSQLYKSSKSKNVAYVLYNDQPPVTMSGVIRGHTKGVVLLDKTQGFWLIHSVPHFPPSSSEKYDWPPNAYHNGQSFICVTYPYAQFKEIGTQLMYNTITPYDSSIPDPFSGDLPDLNSAAMKKEVTKPPWNRQVTLNSAGGKQFTSFAKHARFGDDLYSGWVSEVLKSDLYVQFWLNSRGILPSNCSLTYHTYDINFISFGSDISFSSHIDHSKWCVTWSDSPGWACIGDMNRDNEEMQRGGGTLCSSDPNVWKSFKTLVSDYDKCK